One Borrelia parkeri genomic window, CAGTGCAATACCAGCAGCAATCACTGCATCTTTCTTTGCTGCATCTTTAATTTCTTTTTTGTTAGCAACAGCCGGAGCAATAGCAATTCCAGCTGCATCTTCGGCTGCGTTAATGCCCTCAGTACTATCTGCAGCAGGATTTACTTCAGATTTAGCAATAGCTTTTAGAATGTCAGCACCAGTTACTGCTCCAATGCTAGCTGATGCCTTTGCAATATTTTCTTCTTTAGCATCAGCTTTACCAGTATTATCAATAAACAATGCACCGATGTCCTTTTTATCCTCTCCTGTTTTAGTAGCACCTGCATTTCCCTCATTGTCTTTTAAAACCACATCAACAATAGTCTTAATCCCTTTAACCAGTGAAACAACTGACACCTTGCTAGCAGGAGTAGCCCCATGTCCAGCCGAAGTAGCATTACCAATAACAGTATCAGTAGTAGCTCCTGTTGCTGCTGTCTTAGCTCCTTCTGCAATTTTATCTAATGTATTAGTGATAAATGTATCAACAACAGATTTAATTTTTGAGTAATTTCCATTCTTAGCAACTTCCTCTTGTAACTTTTTTTTAACTGTATTCATAGTTTTTTCAATAGAAGTGAAATACTGACCAATATCAGATTTCTTAGTATCTGCTTTAATGCCAAAAGCACCAGTAATCATATCAGAAAGGGAAGTAAAAACATCTAAGAACCCTTTACCCAAATTAGCAATAGAAGTTAAGAAAGTGGTTTTAGGATCTTCCGTCTTAGTACTACCACTCCCACAACTAAGAAGTAAAAATAATATAAAATTAAAATCAATGCATAAATATAATCTAAAAGATAAAAGGAATCTAAGAAGTATAATAAAATAGTAAAACAAGCAAAGAGAGAATAAAAAAACAAAATAAGCTAAGAGAACTGTACTCCTAGCTTATTATTTATAGACTTTATTTTATAAGAAAATAACGATTGATTAAAAAGTAATCTTATAATAATAAATTAACTTGTTTATCCTTAGTTAGATTGAGCAGAAGATGCTGACTTAGCAGGGGTTGAAAGCTCCTTAATTGCAGATGTTACTGCACCATTAGCAGCCGTTAACAATTCATCAATTGATGTATTAAGCTCACCAAGTTCTTTTGCTCCTTTATCTTTAGTAGCATCAGTTGTCAATATAGCTGCTTTTGCATGAGCATCAGTAGCTTCATTTTTCCCAAGATCACTGGATTTATCTTTCAATTTACCTAAGAATGCTTCAGATTTACTTTTAACCTCAGTAATCTTAGTTTTTAACTCATTAGAAATTCCACTTGTTGTTTCCAATGCTTCTACTTTAGTTTTTACAGCTGATATTACACTATGCACTCCTGCAAGCAATGATCCATTCTTATCCGTTTCATTTTCCAAAGTACCATCATTTTTAATTTTCTTCCCAATAGCTTTAGCGAGCTCATCAATGGATTTAACTAAAGTATGAACTTCTGTAACACTCTTAGCAAAAGCAACAGCCTCTGTTATTTTTGAACTTACTGACTTTAAATCAATAAGAGTACCATCAGATTTAGCCGCTTGTCCATCTTTAGGAGAAGTCCCTGAATTATTACAAGACATGAGTAAAAATAAAGTCATTAATAACGCACAAAAAGTAATTCTTTTCATTATCACGTGCCTCCTTATTAACCTAAAGGGGCAAAGTGGTTAACAACCTTTGAATAAAATAAAAACTAAAAGCATAGATACTTTAATATTACAGAGACTGTGTGTGACTCAACAATTAATAAAATTGATTGATTTTGGTAAAAAAATAACTGATATATAATCAAAGAAAGGTTTTACTTAACTTAAACTTACTTATTCAATAATGAATAGACTATGGATATTAATGTTAAAAATATCCCTATATTGAGGGTAATAAGAGTACCAAACATCCAATTATGAAGTCTTGATGTACTCTTAAATTCTGATGCGGTTTTATCAAGTTTATTATCAAGCTCCACCCTATTAATTTCCATATCTTTTCTAACAAGAGAAACCTCATTTCTAACATTATCAATCTTATTATCCAGGTCATTAAATTTAGTATCTATCTTGGTATTAAGATTATTCTCAACATTATCTATTTTATTATCCAAGTCTCTAATATCGGATTTTAAGTTTGTCTCAACCCTTTGAATCTCAGCTTGTAAGCTTGACTCTACAGATTTAATTTCAGCTTGTAATAGTGTTTCAACTTTTTCAAGCTTAAGGTTAAAAGTAGTCTCTAAATACTCAATATCCTTATAAGTCAGTTCATTACGGTAATATCTTTTAGAGAGATCATTTGCAACGAAATCCTGCATACCCATTTTTACAAATTCTTGATATATAATCTCCTCTGTAATATGCCCATTAAAAATTTGTGTATTAACAACAGAATGTAGTGATGAATCTTGCATAAAATCTCCTCATATAAGTATTATATAACATTTTAAGTGTTATAGGAACTTTATGTTAGTAAAATGTGATTTAAGAGAGTCCTTAAATATAACATAAAGTGTTTAGTCTATTTTTTTATCTTATAAAAAAGCTCAAATATAATCTTACAATCAATCGGTTGTTGAATGATTGCTGTCAATACTTTGATACCTGAATTATTAGATATAGATAAAGGAAAACGATTCTTATGAAAAGAAGGGTTTTCCTAAAATGACTTTATTTAGTTATGTTTTATTGATAATCCTTTATTGTTATTTTTTCTTTTCAGTTTCTACAGGTCCACTACCATCTGCTGCGCCTACAGGTGTAGTAGAATCTGAGGTTTTATCTCATTGCGTAACTGTAGCAAGAACTGCATTGATTGTTTTTAATTCACTATCAACAGTATTCTTTATTGCTATTATTAGAGTACTTAAAGTCTTACCAACAGCACTAGTTGCCGCTCCATTAACTGCATAAGCAGCTTTCTCTTCATTTTCCTTAGCAGCAAACTTATCACCCTTAGCTATCGCTCTCAGTACTATGCCTCCTGCTATAGTCGCATCTTTGGTAGCTAAAGAAACAACTGGAAATGTTTCTTTAGCCAACTTAGCAGAATCACCACTATTATCTTTAAAAATAAACTTATAATATGTCAATATCAACAATCTTAGCAGCATCAGCAGCTGATTTTCTTGCAGTATTGCAATCTTCAGTCTTTTTATCAGTACCAGCATTACCCTTTTCTTTAAATACTACATCAACAATAACTTTAATTCCTTTTACTATACTATCAACTCCAATCCCAGCAGAAGTAGATAGCAGCAACATTGCCAAGTAGGTCAAAGCCAATACACTAAAACAATCTTAGATCCTTGAACTATCAGATATATAACGTCACAACCGCTATTTTCCTCTTATTTATTTTTGCTACGTTTATATCTGTATTTTATTTTTTGTTAATTTTAATAAAAATGTTTTTGATAAAAATAAGTTTACTTTCCAATAATAATTGTGTTATTATAAATTTTAGTAATACCTAAATTAAGGAGTATCAAATGAAGGATACAAAAAAAACTACCAACAAACATCAACACAAATTAATAGTTTTAATATCTACATTAGATTACATGAACTTAAAGTTTAAAAAATATATTCAAAGTGACATACTTTATTATTTTAATAATAATATGAAAAAAAATGGATACAAACCCACTAAAATTAAAACAATACAAAATTATCTTTATAAATTAGAAAAAGTATTAGGAGTCACAATTAACTATCACAGACATTTGGGTGTTAACATGGGAACTGAAATTCATTATGAGCTTAAATACTCTAAAAAAGAATGTTACCGCATAATCAACAAACACTTTAGAGATAAAAAAGAAGAGAGACATCAAAAACGTGTTATTGCATATCTTGAAAAGACTTGCAATAAAAATAGCAGTGTAGAAAAAGAGGAGTGTTATTATAATACTTATAATAAAGAAGAGAAGAATAAAAAAACCATAGAAAAATTACAAATAGAACAATATGCCAGAAAGTGCAACTTCAAATCAAATACTTTCTTCTCTATTTTGAATTTAAAACTAGAAAAAAATACTAAAATTGAAATACTTAAATTGCTCAAAAGAACTGAAAATTTTATTGAAAATGGTATATATAAGAAACAAAAAGATATCAAGTTAAGAATAAGCAAATTTAAAAGTAAGCAACAAGAACTAAGCAAAATACTAAACAATACAAAGATCAACTTGGAAAATGAAGGATATAACAGTAAACAGTTAGAGACACAAATACAAAACGTATACAACCAATATAAGCATAAACCCCATTTTATAATAGAGAATGACAAATACAATGACTTAAGAAAGATATTAGGCAAACTTAAAGATTCAGTTGAACTTATTAAAGTAAATGTAAAAGAAGACGGGAAAGACATTAAAAACAATGTATTTAGTATACTTCTTGATCAATTGAAACATAAAATAAAAACATCAGTATTGATACCAATATTAAAAGATTATTTAAATAAACAAAACTTATTAACATATAGCAAGGTATTTAGTAATCATTATTACTATGAGCTTTTAGATATATTAAACAATAATAAAGATTATTTAAAATTAGAGGAATTTGAGAGAATTTACAGTTAAGGATCAATCGTGGAGAGTGTATTAGAACGTCTTAAAAAGAAGAAGTTAGAAATTAAGGAAAAAAGGGATAAACCTATTTTTGTTAAGATCGAGAATAAAAATAACAAAACTTTGTATCACACAAAAATAATGAAGGACTTATATGTATTTGGTATTAACAAAAATCAAAGGAATAAATTTTTCATTTCATTTAGGGAATTATTTAATCAAGAAAGGATAGAGTTTTTTCATCTATTTTCTTTAAGAGATGATGATAAATTCTTAGGTCTTTTTTATGGTTATAGGAAACCAATAAAGAATGTTGTAACAAGGTATGAGGAAAATGGTGTTATGAAAACATCTACATTTTCAAAAGCTTATTACATAGAATTTAGATTTAAAAAGGGAAGTGTGTTTTGCTATTTAAAAGAGATATCTTATTTACTCAAAAAAGATAAATCGGACACAAAGTATTCCAAAACTTTAATTGAAAAACTTGCAAAATTAGAAAAACAAATATATGAATTTTATGGTAAAAATTTAACAGATGGGGGCCTTATAAATAAATGGATACAAAAAAGACAAAAGTAATAACTTTAGCATCAATTAAAGGTGGTGTCGGAAAAAGTGTAAGCTCAATTATATTTGCAACACTACTGGCCCAAAAACATAAAGTGCTTTTAATAGATATGGATACACAGGCTTCTACTACCAGTTATTATTCTGGTAAGCTTGCAAAATTGGATATGAGTCTTATAGATAAAAATATTTACGAAGTTTTAAAGACCAATTTGAGCATTAATAATGCAAGATTTGTTATTGATGAGAATTTAGATTTAATACCAAGTTATTTAAGCTTGCATCAGTTCAACATAGAACCAATTCCTTTCAAAGAAATGAAACTTAAAAAACAATTAAAACAATTAGAAATTGATTATGATTATATAGTAATTGATACGAATCCTAGTTTAGATTTTACTTTAGTCAATGCTTTAGTTTGTAGTGATTATATAGTAGTCCCGATGACAGCAGAAAAATGGGCAGTTGAAAGTTTGGATTTGTTTGAATTTTTTGTCAATAAATTGGATTTATCTTTTTCTGTTTTTCTGTTAGTTACTAGATTTAGAAAAAATAATACACACAAATATCTTCTTGATATTTTAAAGTCTAAGAGTAATTTTTTAGGAACTATATCTGAAAGAGAAGATTTAAATAAAAGGATAGCAGGAGATAGTACTTTTGATTTAAATAGAGACTATATACATGAATATCAAAAAGCATTGGATATCTTCTTAGAAGAAATATATCAAAAAATAAATGTTCACTAGTGAACGTATGGTATAAAAAAAGGAGTTTTTATATGAAAATAAAATTAAATAAGAGGGCTCTAGAAGGTAGAAATTTATCAGATCACGAGAAAATATTAACCCATTATAATAAATTAAAAGAAAAGCTGATTATAAATTTTAAAGATGAAATTTTTTCTAAAATAGAAACAATAAAAGTTTTAAAGGAGATCAAGGATAAAGGATATTATAAATTAGATGGCTACAGAAATTTCATTGATTTTATATTAAATTTTAATTTAGCAAAGACACAAGTGTATAATTACCTAAAAATAGCCTCAGCAATGGAAGAAGGGTTAATAAATGATGATTTTATTTTAAAAAATGGGTTTAATCAAACTTTATTTTTCATTAAAGCCAATGATAAATTAACACTAAAAAAATCAAGACAAAATCCAATAAAGCCATTAAGGTTTCAGCTTAAGAATCAAGAAAGTTATGATTTTTATAAAAAAAATGCCAAATTTACAGGATTTATATTAGATAAACTTTTTTTAAGTAAAAAAGATTTGCTAGAAGATTTCATGAAAGAATTTAAAAGTTTGAAAGGCGATTAGCAAGAAATGGGTATGAAAAATTTAGTACATAAAATATATAAAACAGAAAATTAAGGATAGGGTTATTAAGATAAACGGCTTACTAAAAAAGTAGTGGATTTCATTTTATTTCATAATGATAATTTATACTTTTGAGATCTTAAGAAAAAAGATGAATTCATTAAAACAACAAATAATTAATATAGGTAAGAATTTATAAAAAGACGTATTTGATTTAGATATCGGAATAGATGATGTAAAAATACATGCATAATTTATAATGCAATTTACTTAACAAAACAACAATGCTGTCTTAAGAAAAGAAATAAAAAGAGATAATCTGATGTTGTTAGAAAAACTTAAAATAAATAACAGAATGTTAAATCTTGTTTAATTGGTAGGAATTTTCATCATTATTTCTATTCTTGTATATATAATGACAAACTATTTTGGGAAGGGATAATGATATTAAAAAATAAAGGTGGTTGATTTTATTTAAAATTTGTTGTATTTTAATTGTTATTAGTAGTGCTATTCATTTTAGGACTACCTTAATTTAGGTTCATTCGAATAAAGCTTTAGAGCTTAATTAACTGTTATTAGTAGAACAGCTAATTAAGCTCTAAGTCTTTGTATTCTTATATATTGACTTATTAAAAATTAATTTTTGTGAAATATATATATAAATAATATGTAGATGTAAACTATAAGACTATAAGTAGTATAACAAAAAATGAAATAGCCAAGCGGAATGAGGTTTAAGACAAATAAAGAACACAAATATTAAAGCAAGTATTGAAATACAGTTTATTAATTATGAATTTGTTCCTTTTGGTAATAAAACAGCTAAAAGTTCACCAATAAAATATTCTTGTTATAAGAATTTGCTTCAAGTATCTAAGAGGATGTATATGAAATTAGAAAAAACACCTTTTGATAGTCTAGAAATGATAGATGATTTTTTACTTTAATTAGAGAAAAATCATGATTTTAGTATACGTGATTATTTTGAAGAGTAACTAAAACTTAGAATAACTGAGTATTGGATTGTACTTATAAATAAGTATTTGATAAAGACTGGAATTAATCCAGAAATAGTGGGAGTTTTTTCCAATTTTTTAGTATATGGAAAGCTTAACTATGGTAAAAAGTTCACTGAAATTATTTAGTTATATAACAAGTGATGGAATTTTTAAGTTTATTTACCAATAAATATGGGCCTTTGTTCAATTGAAAGAAAATCACCTCAAATAATGGCTTTTCTTTCAATTCTTAATTTTTAGTTTTGAGTATTTTCTGTATATCCTTTAGCAATAGGTATTGGTGATACGAATATATTTTTTAAATAGATTGATGTTTTGATGCTTAACATCAATCTATGCTTAGACTTTAGTTTTGATGTGTCAAAAAATTTGTATCATGTATTTGATCTTGTTGAAAAACTACATAGAAAATATGGCTGAAAGTTGTTTGAAGAATGAAATTGTTTTGCAAAGTAGTTTCTCATTTAAGTTGGAAATGAATGCGGAATTTTATTAATTAGGTATTTTCTTTGAGTAGTTTGCTTCTTTGCAGTTATATGTACTACTCTTCAAAATTTAATTTTTTTACTTTATGAACCAATTGTTTAGTTTATTCTTTGTTTTAAACATTTTTATAATCAGTTTAATTTATTTATCTTGACTATCTTTTTTAGGATGTTTGTTACTTCTTAAAATATACTTTCTTAATTTTGCTTTTTATGCTTTCTTATTGATGTAAAGGCACCTTTAACTTCCTGCTATCCTATAAGTGCTTGTTATTTGTTCTTTAAATTGATCTAAATTATTGTTATTGCTTTCAAATGAACCTTTCATTACTTTTTTAAAAGTGTTTTTTTGATCATTAGCATCACCACCTGTGTATTTTGCAAGTTCACTTTGTATATGATCTAATGCTCCTTTAATTTTTTCTCCATCAAAATTTAAAAATTTATTGAACTTACTTTCATTACCTAAAGCTTATTTTAAGAAGTTTAATCCTTTTTGCGATTCATTTAACTTTTCTATAAATGCTTTTTTCAGGTGTTTTTTTTATTTTTGTTTGTTTTCCTAAGTCTCTTTTAGCGCTACTTTTAGGAGTTTTATTTTTATTATCAGTTTGACTGCAACTGTGAATTAGTAGTGCCAATGCCAAAATAAAGTTAATTTTATTCATTCAAAATTCTCTTATTTTTATATATTTTATTTTCAATTTAATGTAAGTCCAACTAAATATTGTTTGTTGTCATTATTACATAGAAGTTTTTTTTAAGACAATCAAATGTTTTTTATTAGTCGATTTGTTAGATATTTCATTTTACCATCATTTTTATATTTTAATAATCAGCTTATATAAGTATTAAAATTTTTATTATCTTCTTATTTTTGTATGTTATCATTAAGCTAAGTAAGAAATCTTTTACATTTTCTTTTATTATCTTTACATCTACTAATTTGATTCTGTATCTTTTTAATGACCTTTATTAAGTGAATGCTTTAAAAAACCAAACTTTTTCTGAGTCCCATCAGTTAGAGTAATAGCTTTTTCTTTTGTATCATCAGTTTTATTGCGTAAATTATCTAAATCTATTTTAGATTTACTGTGTGGCTGAGCTTCAGTAGGTACAGTACTTATTTATATTCTTTGTAATAGTACAAAAATAATGTGCTTAAAAGCATTAATGATTTTATAATTTTAGTCATATAAAACCCTTTATCTTTTTGATTTAACAATATATAGCAGTTTTTATTGTGATGTTTAAATTATTTGATTGTTTTGTATAAAATTATTCCTTTTGTAACTATCTTGCTCCAGAGTAAAAATGAGGCACATAATAATGAAAAGAATTACTTTAAGTGCGTTATTAATGACTTTGTTTTTACTTCTTAGCTGTGAGACTGGCAGTAAGGAGATTGTGGGGATTTAAGAATAGATTCTTAAAGTTGGTTATTAGTTTAGGTAATGACTTTTTAAATGTTTTCACTTCTTTTGGTGATATGGTTGGTGGTATTTTAGGTTTTAATACTGAGACTAAAAAGTCTGATGTTGGAACCTACTTTAAGACAGTTCATGATACTGTATAAGTCACTAAAGATAAAGCTGTGAGAAAATTGTTACTAACATGAAGAATAAGGGCAATCCCAATGCTGAAGGAGCGGATGCAGCTGTAAAAAATTAATTACTGAAATCTTTGATAAGATAATTGGAGTCGCTAAATACTGTTAGTTAAGCTGTTGATATTAGAGGTAATGACTCAATTGGCAATGTTGATGAAACTAATCATGGTGCCGCTGTTGAAGAAGTTTTTGTTAAGTCTATTAGTGAGGGGATTAGCAATATAAGTATAGTATTAAAATGAAGGTAAACATGATGCTGGCGATGATGAAAAAGCTACAGATGGTTGAGGCAGGAAAACTATTTGCTACTGCTAATGCTGCAAAACAATTAGCAGCTGATGCAGTAAAATCTGTTAGAGAGGTAACCAATTCTGACATATTATAAGTGATGGTTCAAGAACGTAGTGATGCTGCTATACCTAAGGATGCAACTCTAGCAGGAGGTATAGCATTAAGAGCTGTGGCAAAGGAAGGAAAGTGTTGCAGATATTGAGTATGCTAACAATAGCAATAATACTAACAGTAGATTTAGGATTGAAGAATATTAAAAAGTGTATTGGTTAGAGATTAATCAAAGAGAAGTCTTTGCTACTTAATTTATCTATCAAGTGAGTTAGGAATAATAAATGTTTGGATAAACATAGTAAAGCGTTAATATTATTAACCGAAGCAGTATATCAATTAGTATCTATTAACACAGCCTCATAATTAAAGGTAGTTAATAGATACTTGAAAAAAGTTCATTATTTTATTTGTTTTATGGATTTATTTTTCCATAAATTTATATATTTGTAGTTTGTTGTTGACAAATTACTGTATATAATCCCTTATACAATTTTAAATTGGGATGCGTAGTTTGTTGTTGTTGACAAATTATTGTATATTTCATCAGGATAGAATTTATTACAAATGCTTTTTAAATGATTTTCATATAATATTGTTTCATATTTTAATTTGTTTGTAAGTATGTCTTTTGATGGTCCAGTATAAACCTTAAGAGAGTCTTCTGCTTCTTTTTTTGCATCTAATGTTATTACAATGCCCGATATAGCTTTTTTGAGTTTATCAATATCTAAGTTTAGTATTAACCTATATAAGTTTGTTTGTGCATGAGGTATGATATTATGTTCATCAGAGTCATCTGGATTAGGTTGTGTGATAGAGTGTTGAAGGAAAGTTAAAGCCTCTTTTTCGTCGTCGTTTAATTGTTTTATAACGTTATTGTAATCTTTTATAATGCTTACAATAGGTTCAAATACATTTGCATTGTTTGTTGTTGATAAATTATTGTACATTTCATCAAAATCGGGAGTATTGCAAATTCTTTTTAAATGATTTTCATATAATGTTGTTATGTATTTTAACATTTTTGTAAGTGTATATTTTAATGGTTCATTGTAATCCTTAAGAGAATCCTTAATATCTTTTTTTTCATTTAATGTTATTACAATGCCCGATATAGCTTTTTTGAGTTTATCAATATCTAAGTTTAGTATTAACCTATATAAGTTTGTTTGTGCATGAGGTATGATATTATGTTCATCAGAGTCATCTGGATTAGGTTGTGTGATAGAGTGTTGAAGGAAAGTTAAAGCCCCTTTTTCGTCGTCGTTTAATTGTTCTATAATATTATTATAATTTTTTATAATGCTTACAATATTTTCAAATACATTTGCATTGTTTGTTGTTGATAAATTATTGTACATTTCATCAAAATCGGGAGTATTGCAAATTCTTTTTAAATGATTTTCATATGATGTTATTGTGTCTTTTAACATTTTTGTAAGTGTATCTTTTAATGGTCCATTGTAATCCTTAAGAGAATCCTCAACATCTTTTTTTGCCTTTAATGTTATTACAATGTCCGATATAGCTTTTTTGAGTTTATCGATATCTAAGTTTAGTATTAACCTATATAAGTTTTCTTGTACATAAGTTATGATATTATGTTCATCAGAGTCATCTGGATTAGGTTTTGTGATAGAGTATTGAAGGAAAGTCAAAGTCTCTTTTTCGTCGTCGTTTAATTGTTCTATAATATTATTATGACTTTTTATCATGCTTACAATATTTTCAAATATATTTGCATTGTTTGTTGTTAATAAATTATTGTACATTTCATCAAAATCGGGAGTATTGCAAATTCTTTTTAAATGATTTTCATATGATGTTGTTGTGTTTTTTAACATTTTTGTAAGTGTATATTTTAATGGTTCATTGTAATCCTTAAGAGAATCTTCAACATCTTTTTTTGCATCTAATGTTATTACAATGCCCGATATAGCTTTTTTGAGTTTATCAATATCGAAGTTTAGTATTAACTTATATAAGTTTTCTTGCGCATGAGTTATGATATTGTGATCATTTGGGACATTTGGGTTAGGTTTTGTGATTAAATTTGCAAGGGAAGTTAAAGCCCCTTTTTCGTTGTCGTTTAATTGTTCTATAATGTTATTATAATTTTTTATATCACTTGCAATAGCTTCAAATACATTTGCATTGTTTGTTGTTAATAAATTATTGTACATTTCATCAAAATCGGGAGTATTGCAAATTCTTTTTAAATGATTTTCATATGATGTTGTTGTGTCTTTTAACATTTTTGTAAGTGTGTCTTTTAATAGTCCAGTATAAACCTTAAGAGAATCTTCAACATCTTTTTTTGCATCTAATGTTATTACAATGCCCGATATAGCTTTTTTGAGTTTATCGATATCTAAGTTTAGTATTAACCTATATAAGTTTGTTTGTGCATGAGTTATGATATTATGTTCATCAGAGTCATCTGGATTAGGTTTTGTGATTAAATTTGCAAGGGAAGTTAAAGCCCCTTTTTCGTCGTCGTTTAATTGTTCTATAATGTTATTATAATTTTTTATATCACTTGCAATAGCTTCAAATACATTTGCATTGTTTGTTGTTGATAAATTATTGTACATTTCATCAATATCGGGAGCATTATTGCAAATGTTTTTTAAAAGATTTGCAAATTGTGTTGTTGACTCTTCTAGTTTTTTTGTAAAAGTATTTTTTAATAGGCCGCTGTAATTTGTAAGAGCGTCTTTTACTTCTTTTTTTGCCTTTAATGTTAGTATGATTTTTGATAGTATTGATTTGAGTTCATAAATATTGAAATTTAGTATTACTTTATGTAAGTTTGCTTGTGCATTAATTATGATACTATAGTCATTTGGGTCATCTGGATTAGGTTTTGTGATAGAGTATTGAAGGAAAATTAAAGCCTCTTTTTCGTCGTCATTTAATTTTTCTATATTATTGTTATAATATTGTATAACTTTTGCAATACTTTTAAATATGTGTATATCATTTGTTTCTGATGCATTAGAGACTATTTCATTAGTCCAGAAATACATGTTTTTTAAATTATAGATGTATTGTGTTGTTGCAGTTTTTAGTATTTGTATAAAAGTATTTTTTAATAATGGTCTATTGTAATTTTTAAGAGAGTCCTCTGCTTCTTTTTTTGCTTTTAATGTTAGTTTGATATTCAATAGTATTACTTTTATTCTTGCTAATTTTAAATTTAGTATTAGATTATTGAACTTTTCTTGTTCATCATAAAAAATTGTGATATAGGCATCTAAATCATCTGGATTAGGTTTTATGATAGAGTGTTGAAGGAAAGTTAAAGCCTCTTTTTCGTCGTCATTTAATTGTTTTATAACGTTATTGTAATCTTTTATATCACT contains:
- a CDS encoding Mlp family lipoprotein; the encoded protein is MKGALDHIQSELAKYTGGDANDQKNTFKKVMKGSFESNNNNLDQFKEQITSTYRIAGS
- the bdr gene encoding Bdr family repetitive protein; its protein translation is MQDSSLHSVVNTQIFNGHITEEIIYQEFVKMGMQDFVANDLSKRYYRNELTYKDIEYLETTFNLKLEKVETLLQAEIKSVESSLQAEIQRVETNLKSDIRDLDNKIDNVENNLNTKIDTKFNDLDNKIDNVRNEVSLVRKDMEINRVELDNKLDKTASEFKSTSRLHNWMFGTLITLNIGIFLTLISIVYSLLNK
- a CDS encoding DUF226 domain-containing protein — encoded protein: MESVLERLKKKKLEIKEKRDKPIFVKIENKNNKTLYHTKIMKDLYVFGINKNQRNKFFISFRELFNQERIEFFHLFSLRDDDKFLGLFYGYRKPIKNVVTRYEENGVMKTSTFSKAYYIEFRFKKGSVFCYLKEISYLLKKDKSDTKYSKTLIEKLAKLEKQIYEFYGKNLTDGGLINKWIQKRQK
- a CDS encoding variable large family protein; the encoded protein is MDFNFILFLLLSCGSGSTKTEDPKTTFLTSIANLGKGFLDVFTSLSDMITGAFGIKADTKKSDIGQYFTSIEKTMNTVKKKLQEEVAKNGNYSKIKSVVDTFITNTLDKIAEGAKTAATGATTDTVIGNATSAGHGATPASKVSVVSLVKGIKTIVDVVLKDNEGNAGATKTGEDKKDIGALFIDNTGKADAKEENIAKASASIGAVTGADILKAIAKSEVNPAADSTEGINAAEDAAGIAIAPAVANKKEIKDAAKKDAVIAAGIALRAMAKDGQFAANAEKDAHAVNGAAASAVGKTLSTLIIAIRNTVDSGLKTINKALASVTQEDKSTDSTTPEETTASGQ
- a CDS encoding Vsp/OspC family lipoprotein produces the protein MMKRITFCALLMTLFLLMSCNNSGTSPKDGQAAKSDGTLIDLKSVSSKITEAVAFAKSVTEVHTLVKSIDELAKAIGKKIKNDGTLENETDKNGSLLAGVHSVISAVKTKVEALETTSGISNELKTKITEVKSKSEAFLGKLKDKSSDLGKNEATDAHAKAAILTTDATKDKGAKELGELNTSIDELLTAANGAVTSAIKELSTPAKSASSAQSN
- a CDS encoding ParA family protein; this translates as MDTKKTKVITLASIKGGVGKSVSSIIFATLLAQKHKVLLIDMDTQASTTSYYSGKLAKLDMSLIDKNIYEVLKTNLSINNARFVIDENLDLIPSYLSLHQFNIEPIPFKEMKLKKQLKQLEIDYDYIVIDTNPSLDFTLVNALVCSDYIVVPMTAEKWAVESLDLFEFFVNKLDLSFSVFLLVTRFRKNNTHKYLLDILKSKSNFLGTISEREDLNKRIAGDSTFDLNRDYIHEYQKALDIFLEEIYQKINVH
- a CDS encoding variable large family protein, translated to MVQERSDAAIPKDATLAGGIALRAVAKEGKCCRY
- a CDS encoding plasmid maintenance protein; the protein is MKDTKKTTNKHQHKLIVLISTLDYMNLKFKKYIQSDILYYFNNNMKKNGYKPTKIKTIQNYLYKLEKVLGVTINYHRHLGVNMGTEIHYELKYSKKECYRIINKHFRDKKEERHQKRVIAYLEKTCNKNSSVEKEECYYNTYNKEEKNKKTIEKLQIEQYARKCNFKSNTFFSILNLKLEKNTKIEILKLLKRTENFIENGIYKKQKDIKLRISKFKSKQQELSKILNNTKINLENEGYNSKQLETQIQNVYNQYKHKPHFIIENDKYNDLRKILGKLKDSVELIKVNVKEDGKDIKNNVFSILLDQLKHKIKTSVLIPILKDYLNKQNLLTYSKVFSNHYYYELLDILNNNKDYLKLEEFERIYS
- a CDS encoding variable large family protein — encoded protein: MWGFKNRFLKLVISLGNDFLNVFTSFGDMVGGILGFNTETKKSDVGTYFKTVHDTV
- a CDS encoding chromosome replication/partitioning protein — encoded protein: MKIKLNKRALEGRNLSDHEKILTHYNKLKEKLIINFKDEIFSKIETIKVLKEIKDKGYYKLDGYRNFIDFILNFNLAKTQVYNYLKIASAMEEGLINDDFILKNGFNQTLFFIKANDKLTLKKSRQNPIKPLRFQLKNQESYDFYKKNAKFTGFILDKLFLSKKDLLEDFMKEFKSLKGD